Proteins encoded within one genomic window of Corallococcus macrosporus:
- a CDS encoding MFS transporter: protein MATSLFSRSGSARALSHRDFTLLWLGTLVSNIGTWMESVALGVYVTQVTGQAAWTGGVAALTHLPSMVLAPLGGALADRFDRRTFMAVCVCVQALLAALLTVLAGTGNLSVPWVAAISLLNGAFSTLVIPCATALTVAVVPKEDLHNALSLDSAQFNLGRIIGPVLAALVLTKVGIAGALFVNTLSFLAVLLALAAMRGAAASAIPPRVEALWAGIMRGVRLAWTDPGIALALGSGALVGLLISPFVGLVPVFALKVLGGDATTTSMLLTAQGTGAVIAAFGSGAIAARMGRQAFLESALLLVGLCSAAYWLSPTLPVALVTLFILGAVYLVAFTGLKTVCQARTPPELQARVSSLFLLLVNAGYILGVWGQGALSDRVGVRPITAGCALLFFGIVVGMRTLRARGLAALGT from the coding sequence GTGGCCACCTCCTTGTTTTCCCGTTCGGGCTCCGCTCGGGCCCTGTCCCACCGCGACTTCACCCTCCTCTGGCTGGGCACGCTCGTGTCCAACATCGGCACGTGGATGGAGTCCGTCGCGCTGGGGGTCTACGTCACGCAGGTGACGGGCCAGGCCGCCTGGACGGGCGGCGTCGCGGCGCTGACGCACCTGCCCTCGATGGTGCTCGCGCCCCTGGGCGGCGCGCTCGCGGACCGCTTCGACCGGCGCACCTTCATGGCCGTGTGCGTGTGCGTGCAGGCGCTCCTGGCCGCGCTGCTCACGGTGCTGGCCGGCACGGGGAACCTGTCCGTGCCGTGGGTGGCGGCCATCTCGCTGCTCAACGGCGCGTTCAGCACGCTGGTCATCCCCTGCGCCACGGCGCTCACCGTGGCCGTGGTGCCCAAGGAGGACCTGCACAACGCGCTCAGCCTGGACTCGGCGCAGTTCAACCTGGGCCGCATCATCGGGCCCGTGCTGGCCGCGCTCGTGCTGACGAAGGTGGGCATCGCCGGGGCGCTCTTCGTCAACACCCTGTCCTTCCTCGCCGTGCTGCTGGCGCTCGCGGCCATGCGGGGCGCGGCGGCGAGCGCCATCCCCCCGCGGGTGGAGGCGCTGTGGGCCGGCATCATGCGCGGCGTGCGCCTGGCGTGGACGGACCCGGGCATCGCGCTCGCGCTGGGCTCCGGGGCGCTGGTGGGGCTGCTCATCTCCCCGTTCGTGGGGCTGGTGCCGGTGTTCGCCCTGAAGGTGCTGGGCGGGGACGCGACCACCACGTCCATGCTGCTCACCGCGCAGGGCACGGGCGCGGTCATCGCGGCGTTCGGCTCGGGCGCCATCGCCGCGAGGATGGGGCGGCAGGCCTTCCTGGAGTCCGCGCTGCTGCTCGTGGGGCTGTGCTCCGCCGCCTACTGGCTGTCCCCCACGCTGCCGGTGGCCCTGGTGACGCTGTTCATCCTGGGCGCCGTGTACCTGGTGGCCTTCACCGGCCTGAAGACGGTGTGTCAGGCGCGTACGCCGCCGGAGCTCCAGGCGCGCGTGAGCAGCCTGTTCCTCCTGCTGGTGAACGCGGGCTACATCCTGGGCGTCTGGGGCCAGGGCGCGCTGTCGGACCGCGTGGGCGTGCGGCCCATCACCGCCGGGTGCGCCCTGCTCTTCTTCGGCATCGTGGTGGGGATGCGCACGCTGCGCGCCCGGGGCCTGGCCGCGCTGGGCACCTGA
- a CDS encoding [LysW]-aminoadipate kinase: protein MSSIPASSASRPVVVKIGGAAGVDLENVCADVVELVRQGARVVVVNGGSEAGERLLGSLGMERPEATTANGNVVRLTYAPTLRALTMAWVGEVNKAVVLALLAKGVTALGLCGADGRVLTARRRPPLKLQGADGRMRIDREHLAGEVSSVNAALLGTLLDGGYVPVVCPPAVTEDGVLVNVDADHVASSIAAALGARALVILSNVPGLLADPKDPATLVRASDDVEGCMPLAGGRMRYKLEAVRRALEGGVPSAYVSASRVARPVFSALEEAGGTKFTLRDKGGADAGA, encoded by the coding sequence ATGAGCTCCATCCCCGCTTCTTCCGCTTCCCGCCCCGTCGTCGTGAAGATTGGCGGCGCGGCGGGCGTGGATCTGGAGAACGTCTGCGCGGACGTGGTGGAGCTCGTCCGCCAGGGGGCGCGCGTCGTCGTCGTCAACGGCGGCTCGGAGGCCGGTGAGCGGCTGTTGGGCTCGCTGGGCATGGAGCGCCCGGAGGCGACCACCGCGAACGGCAACGTCGTGCGCCTCACCTACGCGCCCACGCTGCGCGCGCTCACCATGGCGTGGGTGGGTGAGGTGAACAAGGCCGTGGTGCTGGCGCTGCTCGCGAAGGGCGTCACCGCGCTGGGGCTGTGCGGCGCGGACGGCCGCGTGCTCACCGCGCGCAGGCGGCCGCCGCTCAAGCTGCAGGGCGCGGACGGGCGGATGCGCATCGACCGCGAGCACCTGGCCGGTGAGGTCTCCTCCGTCAACGCGGCGCTCCTCGGGACGCTCCTGGACGGCGGCTACGTGCCCGTCGTGTGCCCTCCGGCGGTGACGGAAGACGGCGTGCTCGTGAACGTGGACGCGGACCACGTGGCGTCCTCCATCGCGGCGGCGCTCGGGGCCCGGGCGCTCGTCATCCTCTCCAACGTGCCGGGGCTGCTCGCGGATCCGAAGGACCCCGCGACGCTGGTGCGCGCGAGCGATGACGTGGAGGGCTGCATGCCGCTGGCGGGCGGGCGCATGCGCTACAAGCTGGAGGCCGTGCGCCGGGCGCTGGAGGGCGGCGTTCCTTCCGCGTACGTGAGCGCGTCTCGCGTGGCGCGGCCGGTGTTCTCCGCGCTGGAGGAGGCGGGCGGCACGAAGTTCACCCTTCGGGACAAAGGCGGGGCGGATGCGGGCGCGTGA
- a CDS encoding sulfotransferase, translating into MATASAKSEAAPLTVLYITGWCRSGSTILGNVLNEVPGFFHVGELSFLWKNAYGNGSNTLCGCGQQLVECGIWNTVLTSDVPAGLTPRAHAEAVVKRQQAAVRTRHTLRVLDEAGDSQALQAHADFLARTYRTIARATGSTVLVDSGKFPSEAALLPRVEGIRPLYLHLVRDPRAVTHSWTKTKQYVVPMSAARSTAYWVGFNAASEEVTRRFPGQSLFLRYEDFIAAPDRAVDTVLDLVGVPRAQNPVKGRTVVLGKNHTVTGNPDRFRSGPTLLRGEDDAWKGELASGAKALTVALAWPLMAKYGYFSGAKRAPIGGAAPDAAGVEPRS; encoded by the coding sequence ATGGCCACCGCGAGCGCGAAGAGCGAGGCCGCGCCGCTCACCGTCCTCTACATCACCGGCTGGTGCCGCAGCGGCAGCACCATCCTGGGCAACGTGCTCAACGAGGTGCCGGGGTTCTTCCACGTGGGGGAGCTGAGCTTCCTGTGGAAGAACGCGTACGGGAACGGCTCCAACACGCTGTGCGGCTGCGGCCAGCAGTTGGTGGAGTGCGGCATCTGGAACACGGTGCTGACCTCCGACGTGCCGGCGGGCCTCACGCCCCGCGCGCACGCCGAGGCGGTGGTGAAGCGGCAGCAGGCCGCCGTGCGCACGCGGCACACGCTGCGGGTGCTGGACGAGGCGGGGGACTCGCAGGCGCTCCAGGCGCACGCGGACTTCCTGGCGCGCACGTACCGCACCATCGCGCGGGCCACGGGGAGCACGGTGCTGGTGGACAGCGGGAAGTTCCCGTCCGAGGCGGCGCTGCTGCCGCGCGTGGAAGGCATCCGGCCGCTGTATCTGCACCTGGTGCGGGACCCGCGTGCGGTGACGCACTCGTGGACGAAGACGAAGCAGTACGTCGTCCCCATGTCGGCCGCGCGCAGCACGGCGTACTGGGTGGGCTTCAACGCCGCGTCGGAAGAGGTGACGCGCCGGTTCCCCGGCCAGTCGCTCTTCCTGCGATACGAGGACTTCATCGCCGCGCCGGACCGCGCCGTGGACACGGTGTTGGACCTGGTGGGCGTGCCGCGTGCGCAGAACCCGGTGAAGGGCCGCACGGTGGTGCTGGGGAAGAACCACACCGTCACCGGCAACCCGGACCGCTTCCGCAGCGGCCCCACGCTCCTGCGCGGCGAGGACGACGCCTGGAAGGGCGAGCTGGCGTCCGGAGCGAAGGCGCTCACCGTGGCGCTCGCGTGGCCGCTGATGGCGAAGTACGGGTACTTCAGCGGCGCAAAGCGCGCGCCCATCGGTGGGGCCGCGCCGGACGCCGCGGGCGTGGAGCCCCGCTCCTGA
- a CDS encoding M20/M25/M40 family metallo-hydrolase has translation MRAREPGVDLLRWMVEQYSPSHQEASFAGALVERLGTRGWRAHTDAMGNAIARYGDGDTVIAFLGHIDTVPGEVPVRLEGQKLYGRGAVDAKGPLCAFIEAVELLDDAERAGKQFLLLGCVEEEVAITRGALHVREQYAPDFVINGEPSGAHAVTIGYKGLLRLDLEHRASRRHTASRDYRAAAEHVIDAWNALKRLCDDWNRERPSLFEQNLPSLNAFHTGATETEEWATAAVSIRTGPSTDTAALLAALATVPTVTVRTVARKDAVSTNGNDALSRVFKQAIRERGAKPTLRLKTGTSDWNTVASAWSVPTVAYGPGDAALDHTPNEHIDLPEYEEGVAVLARVLALLPAKAPAGS, from the coding sequence ATGCGGGCGCGTGAGCCGGGCGTCGACTTGTTGCGGTGGATGGTGGAGCAGTACAGCCCCAGCCACCAGGAGGCCTCCTTCGCCGGAGCGCTGGTGGAGCGGCTGGGCACGCGCGGCTGGCGGGCGCACACCGACGCCATGGGCAACGCCATTGCCCGCTATGGGGACGGCGACACCGTCATCGCGTTCCTGGGCCACATCGACACCGTGCCCGGAGAGGTGCCGGTGCGGCTGGAGGGCCAGAAGCTCTACGGCCGGGGCGCCGTGGACGCCAAGGGCCCGCTGTGCGCGTTCATCGAAGCCGTGGAGCTGCTGGACGACGCGGAGCGCGCCGGCAAGCAGTTCCTCCTCCTGGGCTGCGTGGAGGAGGAGGTCGCCATCACGCGCGGCGCCCTGCACGTGCGCGAGCAGTACGCCCCGGACTTCGTCATCAACGGCGAGCCCAGCGGCGCGCACGCGGTGACCATCGGCTACAAGGGGCTGCTGCGCCTGGACCTGGAGCACCGCGCCAGCCGCCGCCACACCGCGAGCCGCGACTACCGCGCCGCCGCCGAACACGTCATCGACGCGTGGAACGCGCTCAAGCGGTTGTGTGACGACTGGAACCGCGAGCGGCCGTCCCTCTTCGAGCAGAACCTGCCCTCGCTCAACGCCTTCCACACCGGCGCCACGGAGACGGAGGAGTGGGCCACGGCCGCGGTGAGCATCCGCACCGGCCCGTCCACGGACACGGCAGCGCTGCTCGCGGCGCTGGCCACCGTGCCCACCGTCACGGTGCGCACCGTGGCGCGCAAGGACGCCGTGTCCACCAACGGCAACGACGCGCTCTCCCGCGTCTTCAAGCAGGCCATCCGCGAGCGCGGCGCGAAGCCCACGCTGCGCCTGAAGACGGGCACGTCCGACTGGAACACCGTGGCCTCCGCGTGGAGCGTGCCCACGGTGGCCTACGGCCCCGGCGACGCGGCGCTGGACCACACGCCGAACGAGCACATCGACCTGCCGGAGTACGAGGAGGGCGTCGCCGTCCTCGCGCGCGTGCTGGCGCTGCTGCCGGCGAAGGCGCCCGCGGGGAGCTGA
- a CDS encoding RluA family pseudouridine synthase: MTRHKVLVVPREIAGERLDRFLTKHVPGLTPERARAMLDAGRVRIRGKKAQATRKLWGGEELTLETPEPRPSPHASMEGPELPVLYDDAALVIVAKPPDLVVEPEGRAASVVGLLAARCPPFDVEGVAQPGVVHRLDRETSGCLALARTDDAVAALLKAFQEKRVDKRYQTLVLGRPPDTGRLEGPYARDPKDPRRFTTRVPSARRAALTFTVRERFREGALLDIDLDTGRTHQIRVQLSEAGYPVLGDSLYGTEDARKHPAALAVGRQALHAWRLEVPSSATGRIIQVESPLPEDFMRGLTVLRQTA; this comes from the coding sequence ATGACGCGGCACAAGGTTCTCGTGGTTCCCCGGGAGATTGCCGGCGAGCGGCTCGACCGGTTCCTGACGAAGCACGTCCCGGGCCTCACGCCGGAGCGGGCGCGCGCGATGCTGGACGCGGGACGGGTGCGCATCCGGGGCAAGAAGGCGCAGGCGACGCGCAAGCTGTGGGGCGGCGAGGAACTCACGCTGGAGACGCCGGAGCCCCGGCCGTCGCCGCATGCGTCCATGGAAGGCCCGGAGCTGCCGGTGCTGTACGACGACGCGGCGCTCGTCATCGTGGCCAAGCCGCCGGACCTGGTGGTGGAGCCGGAGGGGCGGGCGGCGTCGGTGGTGGGGCTGCTCGCGGCGCGGTGCCCGCCGTTCGACGTGGAGGGCGTGGCACAGCCGGGCGTGGTGCACCGGCTGGACCGCGAGACGAGCGGCTGTCTGGCGTTGGCCCGGACGGACGACGCGGTGGCGGCGCTCTTGAAGGCGTTCCAGGAGAAGCGCGTGGACAAGCGCTACCAGACGCTGGTGCTGGGGCGGCCTCCGGACACCGGAAGGCTGGAGGGGCCCTACGCGAGGGACCCGAAGGATCCGCGCCGCTTCACCACGCGCGTGCCCTCCGCCCGGCGCGCGGCGCTGACGTTCACGGTGCGCGAGCGGTTCCGGGAGGGGGCGCTGCTGGACATCGACCTGGACACGGGGCGCACGCATCAGATCCGCGTGCAGCTGTCGGAGGCCGGGTATCCGGTGCTGGGGGATTCGCTCTACGGCACGGAAGACGCGCGCAAGCACCCGGCGGCGCTCGCGGTGGGGCGTCAGGCCCTGCACGCGTGGCGGCTGGAGGTACCGTCCTCCGCGACGGGGCGGATCATCCAGGTGGAGTCCCCGCTGCCGGAGGACTTCATGCGGGGGCTCACGGTGCTACGTCAGACCGCGTGA
- a CDS encoding SDR family NAD(P)-dependent oxidoreductase → MELGLANKVALVAGGSSGLGLAVAEELAKEGAHVAIGARDTDRLAQAEARLKAVARGGRVLATRVDVKDDADVRRWVDDVAAKLGALHVVVTNSGGPPPGPASTFGVDAYRSAADAVLLPPISLALAALPHMKKAGWGRLLFITSETVVRPVARFALSGFARLGIVGFSAALVQELGDSGITVNVLAPGYMRTPPVERTAGNAGDVEAGLRAMGAHIPLKRVGLPEEFAAAAVFLASERASFITGTVQLVDGGASVIG, encoded by the coding sequence ATGGAACTGGGACTCGCCAACAAGGTCGCGCTCGTCGCGGGTGGCTCCAGCGGGCTGGGACTCGCCGTCGCGGAGGAACTGGCGAAGGAGGGCGCGCACGTCGCCATCGGCGCGCGGGACACGGACCGGCTGGCCCAGGCGGAGGCTCGGCTCAAGGCCGTGGCGCGCGGTGGCCGTGTGCTGGCGACGCGCGTGGACGTGAAGGACGACGCGGACGTGCGCCGCTGGGTGGATGACGTCGCGGCGAAGCTGGGCGCGCTGCACGTCGTCGTCACCAACAGCGGCGGTCCTCCTCCCGGCCCGGCCTCCACCTTCGGCGTGGACGCGTACCGGAGCGCGGCGGACGCGGTGCTCCTGCCGCCCATCTCCCTGGCGCTCGCGGCGCTGCCCCACATGAAGAAGGCCGGGTGGGGACGGCTGCTGTTCATCACGTCGGAGACGGTGGTGCGGCCGGTGGCCCGCTTCGCGCTGTCCGGCTTCGCTCGCCTGGGCATCGTCGGCTTCTCCGCCGCGCTGGTGCAGGAGCTGGGCGACAGCGGCATCACCGTCAACGTGCTGGCACCGGGCTACATGCGCACGCCGCCCGTGGAGCGCACCGCCGGCAACGCGGGCGACGTGGAGGCGGGACTTCGCGCCATGGGCGCCCACATCCCGCTCAAGCGCGTGGGGCTCCCGGAGGAGTTCGCCGCCGCGGCGGTGTTCCTCGCCAGTGAGCGCGCATCCTTCATCACCGGCACCGTGCAGTTGGTGGACGGCGGCGCGAGCGTCATCGGATGA
- a CDS encoding putative metal-binding motif-containing protein, with translation MQSVVKSLVLALVLVGCGSSTSPSEPERDAGTQVDAGTSVDAGVTDDAGTPDSGIAEGLPCEKTQGVCAGAKRAWVDGAYEAVCTARSYGADYEAAETRCDNLDNDCDGVADPTTWTDAAPMQWAPNEKWADSLPVEGGFLFVSSDGLGSIQVLRLDASLRLQGSVALPLSPAPIRVTGAQLVRTSRGVALFYATVYPEPAYHSQVHFVPLDEQGAPIGPPEGLVVIEGPYSWVTVHVAPSLDGERLAVLWAWELGGAREVHGMTVDPAGQVLAAARVLHTSDPLTLSEAEVLALGDGGFLVKANENKQGSFDDTRVWLRRFDRDLLPVGDERILTVKYGALPRMLLTAPLEEGGTGEPTLIYREPNGFNPRFLQVRSLFNQGTAEPLVATTRSQTSLFGATMTSRGLQLAWLSMLFVSDPPPGGDGSFAVEGRLWGRSPTGSVTDWTPGAAPIPLHVTASWVRLHELPGGQMGALMMTATDTPRTYTLRSLRYCAQ, from the coding sequence ATGCAATCGGTCGTGAAGTCGTTGGTGCTGGCCCTGGTGCTCGTGGGCTGTGGATCCTCCACGAGCCCGTCGGAGCCGGAGCGGGACGCGGGCACGCAGGTGGATGCGGGGACTTCTGTCGACGCGGGCGTCACGGACGACGCGGGGACGCCGGACAGTGGTATCGCGGAAGGCCTGCCCTGCGAGAAGACCCAGGGCGTCTGTGCCGGCGCGAAGCGGGCGTGGGTGGACGGGGCCTATGAGGCCGTGTGCACCGCGCGCTCGTACGGCGCGGACTATGAGGCCGCGGAGACGCGCTGCGACAACCTGGACAACGACTGCGACGGCGTCGCGGATCCGACGACGTGGACGGATGCCGCGCCGATGCAGTGGGCTCCGAATGAAAAATGGGCGGACAGCCTGCCCGTGGAGGGGGGCTTCCTGTTCGTCTCCTCCGACGGCCTGGGCTCCATCCAGGTGCTCCGGCTCGATGCGTCCCTGCGCCTCCAGGGCTCGGTGGCCCTGCCGCTGTCGCCCGCGCCCATTCGCGTGACGGGGGCCCAGCTGGTGCGCACCTCGCGAGGCGTCGCGCTCTTCTACGCCACCGTGTACCCGGAGCCGGCCTACCACTCGCAGGTGCACTTCGTGCCGCTCGACGAGCAGGGCGCTCCCATCGGCCCGCCCGAGGGCCTCGTCGTCATCGAGGGGCCCTATAGCTGGGTGACCGTGCACGTGGCCCCGTCCCTGGATGGAGAGCGGCTCGCGGTGCTCTGGGCGTGGGAGCTCGGAGGGGCCCGCGAAGTGCACGGCATGACCGTGGACCCCGCCGGCCAGGTCCTGGCCGCCGCGCGCGTGCTGCACACGTCGGACCCGCTGACCCTCTCCGAGGCGGAGGTGCTGGCCCTGGGCGATGGCGGCTTCCTGGTGAAGGCGAATGAGAACAAGCAGGGCTCGTTCGATGACACGCGGGTCTGGCTGCGGCGTTTCGACCGCGACCTCCTGCCCGTGGGGGACGAGCGCATCCTCACCGTGAAGTATGGGGCCCTTCCCCGGATGCTGCTGACAGCTCCGTTGGAAGAGGGCGGCACGGGAGAGCCGACGCTGATCTACCGTGAGCCGAACGGGTTCAATCCCCGCTTCCTCCAGGTGCGGTCCCTCTTCAACCAGGGCACGGCCGAGCCCCTGGTCGCCACGACACGCAGCCAGACCAGCCTGTTCGGCGCGACGATGACCTCCCGGGGGCTGCAGCTGGCGTGGCTCTCCATGCTCTTCGTCTCCGACCCGCCGCCCGGAGGGGACGGTTCGTTCGCCGTCGAAGGCCGGCTCTGGGGCCGGAGCCCGACGGGGAGCGTGACGGATTGGACGCCCGGCGCCGCGCCCATCCCCCTTCATGTCACCGCCTCCTGGGTGCGGCTGCATGAGCTGCCGGGGGGCCAGATGGGCGCGCTCATGATGACCGCCACGGACACCCCCAGGACCTACACGCTTCGCTCACTGCGGTACTGCGCGCAGTGA
- the argC gene encoding N-acetyl-gamma-glutamyl-phosphate reductase — translation MSARVAVLGAAGYTGGEVLRLLLAHPAVEVVQATSGQFAGKRLDFPHPHLRGAGTLRYTPHDALESCDVLVSCLPQGELLHRWPRVCRLAERVVDLSADFRLDPAGHARWYGKHPRPEDVPAFVYGLPEWMGDALPNARHVAIPGCMAHAGLLALLPLLHAGLARPDVLVVDAKTGSSGGGSTPDRSSHHPERANALRCYKPVGHRHTGELEGVAEHVTGQKPTIHFSATAVPGVRGILATVHAFAARPVDEAEVVRAIATRYREKPFVRLLRPSASLSPFPEPGPLLGTNHCDLAVDVDAERGRIVVNAAIDNLVKGAAGTAVHALNLMLGRPETEGLGFRGLHPL, via the coding sequence ATGAGCGCGCGCGTGGCGGTGCTGGGAGCCGCGGGCTACACCGGCGGCGAGGTGCTGCGCCTGCTGCTCGCGCACCCGGCCGTGGAGGTGGTGCAGGCCACCTCCGGCCAGTTCGCCGGCAAGCGCCTGGACTTCCCGCACCCGCACCTGCGCGGGGCGGGGACGCTGCGCTACACGCCGCACGACGCGCTGGAGTCCTGCGACGTGCTGGTGAGCTGCCTGCCTCAAGGCGAATTGCTCCATCGCTGGCCGAGGGTGTGCCGGCTGGCGGAGCGGGTGGTGGACCTGAGCGCGGACTTCCGCCTGGACCCCGCGGGGCACGCGCGCTGGTACGGCAAGCACCCGCGCCCGGAGGACGTGCCCGCGTTCGTCTACGGATTGCCGGAGTGGATGGGTGACGCGCTGCCGAATGCGCGCCACGTGGCCATTCCCGGCTGCATGGCGCACGCGGGGCTGCTGGCGCTGCTGCCGCTGTTGCACGCGGGGCTCGCGCGCCCGGACGTGCTGGTGGTGGACGCGAAGACGGGCTCGTCCGGGGGCGGCTCGACGCCGGACCGCTCCTCGCACCACCCGGAGCGCGCGAACGCGCTGCGCTGCTACAAGCCGGTGGGCCACCGGCACACGGGCGAGCTGGAGGGCGTGGCGGAGCACGTCACCGGCCAGAAGCCCACCATCCACTTCAGCGCCACGGCGGTGCCGGGCGTGCGCGGCATCCTGGCGACGGTGCACGCCTTCGCGGCGCGGCCGGTGGATGAGGCGGAGGTGGTGCGCGCCATCGCCACGCGCTACCGCGAAAAGCCCTTCGTGCGGCTCTTGCGCCCCAGCGCGTCCCTGTCGCCGTTCCCGGAGCCGGGGCCGCTGCTGGGCACGAACCACTGCGACCTGGCGGTGGACGTGGACGCGGAGCGGGGCCGCATCGTGGTGAACGCCGCCATCGACAACCTGGTGAAGGGCGCCGCCGGTACGGCGGTGCATGCGCTGAACCTGATGCTGGGCCGTCCGGAGACCGAAGGCCTGGGCTTCCGGGGCCTGCATCCGCTCTAG
- a CDS encoding family 3 encapsulin nanocompartment shell protein: protein MSLTTKSPGEVFAAAVQKQGTKAHVDYDHSIVDAFPGFKRRPRIAVRGMFKTAKAERDPVPFWYETHPQTKPSGPVQDVELRPEAGFEFHQDTQALKPTRAWIQVPRNLLEDPKSLAQFIDFRLLVRLNTAENQALCIGKGGDGVRGLLHTPGIVRLPAQKTAVRSLLNACAQVEQMGGSADGIVINSLDFYEHLVGQQSLLSDLAAMGIRLCRTRMVNPGTIIVGDFTAAATLYDSERSVIRFAEPPPGIFPREGLAAYGEVYTTLAVHLPTHFFVASLT, encoded by the coding sequence ATGAGCTTGACCACGAAGTCCCCTGGTGAGGTGTTCGCGGCCGCGGTCCAGAAGCAGGGCACGAAGGCGCACGTGGACTACGACCACTCCATCGTGGACGCGTTCCCCGGCTTCAAGCGCCGTCCGCGCATCGCGGTGCGCGGCATGTTCAAGACGGCCAAGGCCGAGCGCGACCCGGTGCCGTTCTGGTACGAGACGCACCCCCAGACGAAGCCCAGCGGGCCGGTGCAGGACGTGGAGCTGCGCCCGGAAGCCGGCTTCGAGTTCCACCAGGACACGCAGGCGCTCAAGCCCACGCGCGCGTGGATCCAGGTGCCGCGCAACCTGCTGGAGGATCCGAAGTCGCTGGCGCAGTTCATCGACTTCCGCCTGCTGGTGCGGCTGAACACGGCGGAGAACCAGGCGCTGTGCATCGGCAAGGGTGGGGACGGCGTGCGGGGCCTCTTGCACACGCCGGGCATCGTGCGGCTGCCGGCGCAGAAGACCGCGGTGCGCTCGCTGCTCAACGCCTGCGCGCAGGTGGAGCAGATGGGCGGCTCCGCGGACGGCATCGTCATCAACTCGCTGGACTTCTACGAGCACCTCGTGGGCCAGCAGTCGCTGCTGTCGGACCTGGCCGCCATGGGCATCCGCCTGTGCCGCACGCGCATGGTGAACCCGGGCACCATCATCGTGGGGGACTTCACCGCCGCGGCGACGCTGTATGACAGCGAGCGCTCGGTCATCCGGTTCGCGGAGCCGCCGCCGGGCATCTTCCCGCGCGAGGGGCTGGCGGCCTACGGCGAGGTCTACACGACGCTCGCGGTGCACCTGCCCACCCACTTCTTCGTGGCGTCGCTGACCTGA
- the lysW gene encoding lysine biosynthesis protein LysW: MQVQNPNPMTQSVPADQCPLCAQPVPAGNRMVGEVLSCDGCSAELEVVGVNPLRLEEAPEVEEDWGE; this comes from the coding sequence ATGCAGGTCCAGAACCCGAACCCGATGACGCAGTCCGTGCCGGCCGACCAGTGTCCCCTGTGCGCGCAGCCGGTGCCCGCGGGCAACCGGATGGTGGGCGAGGTGCTCTCCTGTGACGGCTGTTCCGCAGAGCTGGAGGTGGTGGGCGTGAACCCGCTGCGGCTCGAGGAAGCACCCGAGGTCGAGGAAGACTGGGGGGAGTAG
- a CDS encoding RimK family alpha-L-glutamate ligase, whose translation MRKVDLVYTRIRTEEKLLLEALRRRDCAVNLVQDSGMVLSMDRQRVNEADTVLMRSMSFTRARYLATFLEMKGLRVLNSARTISLCGDKALTSAALAAKGVPMPWAFVAFDEDACLDAIEARGYPVVTKPVLGSWGRMVARLDSRSAAEGVLSTRFGSGGAQDHVALVQEYVDKPGYDLRVYVIGRAVGGLRRRSEHWITNTARGAVPERYEVSGVHAKLAEAAADAVGGDMVAVDLLETRGGDIYVNEINHCVEFARSIDETGVPLPDLIAEYVASGAGAGR comes from the coding sequence ATGCGCAAGGTCGACCTCGTCTATACGCGCATTCGCACCGAGGAGAAGCTCCTCCTCGAGGCGCTGCGCAGGCGCGACTGCGCCGTCAACCTGGTGCAGGACTCCGGGATGGTGCTGTCGATGGACCGGCAGCGCGTCAACGAGGCCGACACCGTGTTGATGCGCAGCATGTCCTTCACGCGTGCGCGCTACCTGGCCACGTTCCTGGAGATGAAGGGGCTGCGCGTGCTCAACAGCGCGCGCACCATCTCCCTGTGCGGGGACAAGGCGCTCACCAGCGCGGCGCTCGCCGCGAAGGGCGTGCCCATGCCGTGGGCGTTCGTGGCCTTCGACGAGGACGCGTGCCTGGATGCGATTGAGGCCAGGGGCTACCCGGTGGTGACCAAGCCCGTGCTGGGGAGCTGGGGCCGGATGGTGGCCCGGCTGGACTCGCGCTCCGCGGCGGAGGGCGTGCTGTCCACGCGCTTTGGCAGCGGCGGCGCGCAGGACCACGTGGCGCTGGTGCAGGAGTACGTGGACAAGCCGGGCTACGACCTGCGCGTCTACGTCATCGGCCGTGCGGTGGGCGGCCTGCGCCGCCGCTCCGAGCACTGGATCACCAACACCGCGCGCGGCGCCGTGCCGGAGCGCTACGAGGTGTCGGGGGTGCACGCGAAGCTGGCGGAGGCCGCGGCGGACGCGGTGGGCGGGGACATGGTGGCGGTGGACCTGCTGGAGACGCGCGGCGGCGACATCTACGTCAACGAGATCAACCACTGCGTGGAGTTCGCGCGCAGCATCGACGAGACGGGCGTCCCGCTGCCGGACCTCATCGCGGAGTACGTCGCCTCCGGAGCCGGAGCCGGGCGATGA